In the genome of Streptomyces sp. NBC_00433, the window AGCGGGCGGCGGGGCGGACTGCCGCCCGGTCGGGTGGACTTCGGAGAGGTCGGGGCATGGCGGAAGCGGTGTTCACGCGGGAGCGGGCGCAGGCGGTGCTGGAGACCGCCGGCCACCCGTCGGCCGAACTGCTCTCCTTCGGGGAGAACGCGGTCTTCGCGGCCGGCCGGCTGGTGATCAAGGTCGGCCGCGGCGCCGACCTGATGGACCGCGCCCGCCGCGAGGTGCGCACCGCGGACTGGCTCGCCAAGCACGACGTGCCCGCGGTGCGGTCCGCCGAGTCCGAGGTGCGGCTGGTCGACGGCCACCCGATCACCTACTGGCAGCGGCTCCCCGAGTCGCTGCGGCCCGCGGAGCCCGCCGACGTCGCCCCGCTGCTGCGGCTGGTGCACGCCCTGCCCGAGCCGGACTTCGGGCTGCCGCCGCGGGATCTGCTCGGCGGCGTCGAGCGCTGGCTGCGGCTGGCGGGGGACGCGATCGACCCGGCAGACGCCGCCTTCCTGCGGGCGCGCAAGGACCGGCTGGCCGCGGCCGTCACCGACCTGGTGCCGTATCTGCCGCGCGGCCCGATCCACGGCGACGCGCTGCCGCGCAACGTCCACATCGGCCCGGACGGGCCGGTCCTGGTCGACCTGGAGACCTTCTCCTCCGACCTGCGCGAGCACGACCTCGTGGTGCAGACCCTCAACCGCGACCGCTACGGGGTGCCGCCCGCCGCCTACACCGCCTTCACCGACGCCTACGGCTGGGATGTGGCGGAGTGGGAGGGCAGCGAGGTGCTGCGCGGGGCGCGGGAGACGGCGGGCTGCGCCTGGGTCGCCCAGCAGGCGGCGGCCAACCCGGCCGCGCGCGGCGAATTCCGCCGCCGGGTGGCGTCGCTGCGGTCCGGCGACGCGACGGTCCGCTGGTATTCGTTCTGACGGTCCCCCGCCGCCGCCTTCTCCCGACGGCATTCCCGCCGCCCACTCCCGACGGCCTTTCCGCCGCCCACTCCTGACGGCCTTTCCTGCCCGCGCAACTGCGGCGACGCCATCCTTTGATCCAACCCTTGCACCGGTGTCAGACTTAACCGGGTATACCGCTCCCGGGCGGCTCTCATGCAGGGAAGGGAATGTGGCATGTCCAACAACCTCGCGGGGCAGCGCGGGACGCTTCTCCTGCTCACGAGCGTCGAACTCGTCGTCTTCCTCGACTCGTCCGTCGTCAACCTCGCGATGCCGAGCATCGGCAAAGCGCTGGCCATGAGCGTCGCCACGCTGGTCTGGGTCAGCAGTGCCTACCAGGTGACCTTCGGCGGCTTCCAGTTAGGCGCCGGCCGCACCACCGACCGGCTCGGCAGGCGGCTGATGTTCCAGACCGGGCTCACCGTCTTCACCGCCGCGTCCCTGCTGGCCGGCCTGACCCACTCCGGCTGGGCGCTGATCGCCGCGCGGGCCGTCCAGGGCGTCGGCGCCGCCATCCTGATCCCGGCCGAACTCGCCCTGATCACCGCGGTCTTCACCGAGCCCGAGGCCTACCGGCGGGCCTTCGGCGTATGGAGCGCGATGGGCGCGGTCGGCGCGGCGGGCGGCGTCGCGATCGGCGGCCTGATCGTGTCCGCCCTCGGCTGGCAGTGGGTCTTCCTGATCAACGTGCCGATCGGCGTCGTGGGCCTGCTGGTCAGCAACCGGCTGCTGCCGCGCGACGACATCGACCTGAAGGCGGTCCGGCGCCGCGAACTCGACCTGCCCGGCATGGTCACCGGCACCGGCTGCCTGCTGCTGCTGGTCTACGTCGTCACCAAGGGCGCGGAAGGCTCGCTCGACCTGGAGCACTGGCTGCTGGCCGGGCTCGCGGTGCTGCTCGGGCTGAGCTTCGTGCTGATCGAGCGCCGGGTCGAGACACCGCTGCTGCCCTTCCGGCTGTTCCGCACCCGCAACATCACCGGCTCCTCGGCGGTGAGCTTCCTGGTCGGCGCCGCGCACGTGCCGGTCTTCGTCTTCCTGTCGCTGTACTTCCAGGAGGTGCACGGCTACAGCGCCGTCAAGTCCGGCCTGGCGGTGCTGCCGATCGCGGTCACCGGCATCCCGGTGGCGCGGCTGCTGATCCCGCGCGCGCTCAAGGCGGTCGGGCCGCGGATGGTGCTCATCGGGGGCCTTGTCCTGCTGACGGTCGCCCTGCTGCTGCTGTCCAGGATCCCCGCCCACGCCGACTACGCGACGGCCTTCCTGCCTGCCGCGGCCATCTTCGCCGTGGGCCTGCCGGCCTGCTTCGTCGGCTCGACCATGCCGGCGATGAAGGCCGCGCTGCCCAACGAGACCGGCATCGTCTCCGGTGTGGTGAACACGGCCCAGCGGCTGGGCGCCGGCATGGGCGTCGCCGTCCTGGCGGCCGTCGCCAACTCGCGCACCTCCCACCACCACGGCGGTACGCCCGCGGACGCGGTGAACGCGGGCTACCACAGCGCCTTCCTGGGCGCCGCGGGACTCGCGGTGATCGGCCTGGTGGTGGCGGTACTGGTCGTCCAGCAGCCGCCGGAGCCGGCCGCGGCCGGCGACAAGGCACCCGAGCCGCTGGCCACCGCCGCCACGGAGGAGAGCGCCTGACCGGTGCCTGCCGCGTCCGGTCCGGAGGAGAGCGCCTGCCGCGCCCGTCACACCTTCCCGGCACCTCGGCCGGGCGCACCGCGAGGGCGGCCGCCCGGCGCTGTGTCAGGCCGCGGGCTGGAGGGGCCAGGCGGCCGGGATCGGGGCCGCGGCGGCGTCCCGCCGGCGCAGCCACGCGGTGAAGTCCTCGGCCCAGGCGGCATACCAGCCGCCCTGGGCCGTGTGCAGGTCCCACAGGTCGGCCTCGCCCGCCTCGGGGAAGCGCGCCGCCAGCGCCCGGGCGACCCGGACCGCGGCCAGCGCGTCGGCGCCCGCGTCATGGGCGCCGTCGAGCACCACCCCGTAGACGGCGCAGGCCGCCTCCAGGGTGCGCTTGCCCCGGCGGTACTTGTCCAGCGCCCGGTCGATGACCAGCGGGTCGACCACGGGCCCCGGCCGGCCGCCGGGTGCGACCAGCGGCGGCATCGCGTACCGGCGCAGCTCGGCGTCCAGCAGGGTCAGGTCGAAGGGCGCGTTGTAGACGACGACCGGGACCCGGGCCGCCCAGTAGCCGCGCACCGCGTCGGCGACCTCGGCGACCACCTCGGGCGCCGGGCGGCCCTCGGCGGTCGCCTGCGCGGTGCTGACGCCGTGGATGGCGGTGGTCTCGGCCGGTATCGGCACGCCGGGGTCGGCCAGCCAGGCGCGGTGCCGCACCGGCTGGCCGTCCTTCACCTCGGTGACCGCCGCGGTCACGATCCGCGCCTGCCGCGGATCCGTCCCCGTGGTCTCCAGGTCGAAACCGACCAGCAGATCCTCGTGCCATGCCATGGCGAGTCCCCTTCCCACCCCGTCTTCCCCCGTGTGCCCTGCCATCATCGCCTGCACCACTGACAGTCCCGGCGGCGCCCGGCGTGCCGGCGCCGCGGGGTCAGGACACCGGCCGGGCGTCGGTCCAGATGCTCTCGAACTCCTCGCGGTAGACCTCGAAGAGCCCGCTGTCGGCCGGCCGGTCGTCGGAGACGACCCGCCGCGACCCGCCGCGCAGCACCATCACCGGCACCTCCATGCCGCGCGCCCTGCGCAGATACGACTGGACGACCGCGAGGCCCTCGCCGCTGTCGCCGTCGACCAGGTAGGCGGTGAAGCGCGGGGTCTCGTCGAAGACCTGGATCTCGAACGCCCCCGGGTCGCGCAGCCGGGCCCGCACCCGCCGCATGTGCATGATGTTCATCTCCACGGAGCGGCTCATCTCACCGCGCCCCAGGCCCAGTTCGC includes:
- a CDS encoding aminoglycoside phosphotransferase family protein translates to MAEAVFTRERAQAVLETAGHPSAELLSFGENAVFAAGRLVIKVGRGADLMDRARREVRTADWLAKHDVPAVRSAESEVRLVDGHPITYWQRLPESLRPAEPADVAPLLRLVHALPEPDFGLPPRDLLGGVERWLRLAGDAIDPADAAFLRARKDRLAAAVTDLVPYLPRGPIHGDALPRNVHIGPDGPVLVDLETFSSDLREHDLVVQTLNRDRYGVPPAAYTAFTDAYGWDVAEWEGSEVLRGARETAGCAWVAQQAAANPAARGEFRRRVASLRSGDATVRWYSF
- a CDS encoding MFS transporter, whose product is MSNNLAGQRGTLLLLTSVELVVFLDSSVVNLAMPSIGKALAMSVATLVWVSSAYQVTFGGFQLGAGRTTDRLGRRLMFQTGLTVFTAASLLAGLTHSGWALIAARAVQGVGAAILIPAELALITAVFTEPEAYRRAFGVWSAMGAVGAAGGVAIGGLIVSALGWQWVFLINVPIGVVGLLVSNRLLPRDDIDLKAVRRRELDLPGMVTGTGCLLLLVYVVTKGAEGSLDLEHWLLAGLAVLLGLSFVLIERRVETPLLPFRLFRTRNITGSSAVSFLVGAAHVPVFVFLSLYFQEVHGYSAVKSGLAVLPIAVTGIPVARLLIPRALKAVGPRMVLIGGLVLLTVALLLLSRIPAHADYATAFLPAAAIFAVGLPACFVGSTMPAMKAALPNETGIVSGVVNTAQRLGAGMGVAVLAAVANSRTSHHHGGTPADAVNAGYHSAFLGAAGLAVIGLVVAVLVVQQPPEPAAAGDKAPEPLATAATEESA
- a CDS encoding exonuclease domain-containing protein, producing the protein MAWHEDLLVGFDLETTGTDPRQARIVTAAVTEVKDGQPVRHRAWLADPGVPIPAETTAIHGVSTAQATAEGRPAPEVVAEVADAVRGYWAARVPVVVYNAPFDLTLLDAELRRYAMPPLVAPGGRPGPVVDPLVIDRALDKYRRGKRTLEAACAVYGVVLDGAHDAGADALAAVRVARALAARFPEAGEADLWDLHTAQGGWYAAWAEDFTAWLRRRDAAAAPIPAAWPLQPAA